The Arachis hypogaea cultivar Tifrunner chromosome 19, arahy.Tifrunner.gnm2.J5K5, whole genome shotgun sequence genome has a window encoding:
- the LOC112776159 gene encoding triacylglycerol lipase 1: MARRLLAALAAISITVSVLFGDSVDCFDGGGKSEPQPTLCDELILPAGYPCSEYMIQTKDGFLLGLQRVSSSSSSLRFGHAGERGPPVLLLHGLFMAGDAWFLNTPEQSLGFILADQGFDVWVGNVRGTRWSHGHRSYSVKNKKFWDWSWQELALYDMAEMINYIYSVTNSKLFIVGHSQGTIISFAAFTQPDIVEKVEAAALLSPISYLDHATAPLVLRMVSMHIDQMVLTMGIHQLNFKSEWGTNLLVSLCDTRLSCGDMLSSITGKNCCFNESRVAYYLDQEPHPSSAKNLNHLFQMIREGTFSKYDYGKLKNVKVYGKFKPPKFDLSRIPKSLPLWMAYGGNDALADVTDVKHTLQELPSTPELVYLENYGHVDFILSLQARQDLYDPMINFFKSSGKYSSI; encoded by the exons ATGGCGCGGAGGTTGTTGGCGGCACTGGCAGCCATTTCCATAACCGTCTCTGTACTTTTCGGAGATTCCGTTGACTGCTTCGACGGTGGCGGCAAATCCGAACCACAGCCCACTCTCTGCGACGAGCTCATTCTCCCCGCCGGTTACCCCTGCTCCGAATACATG ATTCAAACCAAGGATGGTTTCTTGTTAGGTCTTCAGCGTgtgtcttcttcttcgtcttctcttCGTTTCGGGCATGCAGGAGAGCGAGGACCTCCGGTTCTGCTTCTGCATGGCCTATTCATG GCAGGTGATGCATGGTTTCTAAATACTCCTGAACAATCATTGGGCTTCATCCTTGCAGATCAAGGTTTTGATGTATGGGTAGGAAATGTGCGTGGAACACGCTGGAGCCATGGTCATAGGTCTTATTCAGTGAAGAATAAG AAATTCTGGGATTGGAGCTGGCAGGAATTAGCCCTGTATGATATGGCAGAAATGATCAATTACATATATTCAGTAACAAATTCAAAGCTATTCATAGTTGGGCATTCACAG GGAACAATTATATCTTTTGCTGCCTTCACTCAACCGGATATAGTAGAAAAAGTTGAAGCTGCAGCCCTTCTTTCTCCAATATCATATTTGGATCATGCCACTGCACCTCTTGTGCTTAGAATGGTTAGCATGCACATCGATCAG ATGGTTCTTACCATGGGTATTCATCAACTGAACTTCAAAAG TGAGTGGGGAACCAATCTCTTGGTTTCCTTGTGTGATACGCGTCTAAGCTGCGGTGACATGCTTTCATCCATAACAG GGAAGAACTGTTGCTTCAATGAGTCACGTGTGGCCTATTATCTTGATCAAGAACCTCACCCGTCATCTGCCAAAAACTTGAACCACCTTTTCCAGA TGATCCGCGAAGGTACTTTCTCCAAGTATGATTATGGAAAGTTAAAAAATGTGAAAGTGTATGGAAAGTTCAAACCACCAAAGTTCGATCTTAGCCGCATACCAAAATCATTGCCTTTGTGGATGGCTTATGGTGGAAATGATGCTTTAGCAGATGTAACAGATGTCAAGCACACTCTCCAGGAATTGCCATCCACACCGGAGCTGGTTTATCTTGAAAACTATGGCCATGTTGACTTTATTTTAAGCTTGCAAGCAAGACAAGATCTATATGATCCTATGATTAATTTTTTCAAGTCATCGGGCAAATATAGTAgcatttaa
- the LOC112775566 gene encoding putative UDP-glucose glucosyltransferase, which translates to MGSEAAIHVLLISFPAQGHINPLLRLGKCLAARGLFVTFSTTEDAGKDIRNANNIAEKFVAPVGDGFLKFEFFDDGLQDDDPIRKNLADHTKHLEVVGKRFVSQMIKKHAESNQPISCIINNPFFPWVCDVALEHGVPSALLWIQSTAVFTAYYHYHHKLVSFPSHDQPYIDVNLPSVTLKHNEIPDFLHPFSPFPILGTVILEQFKNLSKPFCILVDTYEELEKDFISFFSKSMSIRPVGPLFKNPKARMGGSNIRGDMITKSANCVEWLNSREPRSVVYISFGSLVYHPQEQIDEIAHGLLESEVSFLWVLKLPPKDWNVKPHVLPEGFVEKTAERGKVVQWSPQEEVLSHPSVACFVTHCGWNSTMESLASGVPMLTFPAWGDQNTNAKFIVDVFGAGIRLGYSQAENKIVNRDEVKKCLLEAMVGEKAEQLQQNALKWKKAAEDAISDGGSSDRNLDAFVEDIKNRGAAALNVISSINNNNKIPY; encoded by the coding sequence ATGGGGTCTGAAGCTGCCATACACGTCTTGCTGATTTCGTTTCCAGCACAGGGACACATAAACCCTCTCCTAAGGCTAGGAAAGTGCTTGGCCGCCAGGGGCTTATTCGTCACTTTCTCCACCACCGAGGATGCTGGCAAGGACATCAGAAACGCCAACAACATCGCCGAGAAGTTCGTTGCTCCGGTTGGCGATGGTTTCCTCAAGTTCGAGTTCTTCGACGATGGCTTACAGGACGACGATCCCATCAGGAAGAATCTGGCAGATCACACGAAGCATCTGGAAGTTGTCGGCAAGAGATTCGTTTCTCAAATGATCAAGAAGCACGCAGAGTCAAACCAACCAATCTCTTGCATCATAAACAACCCTTTCTTCCCGTGGGTTTGCGACGTTGCTCTAGAACACGGTGTTCCTTCTGCTCTCTTGTGGATTCAGTCAACGGCAGTCTTCACCGCTTACTATCACTACCACCACAAACTGGTTAGCTTCCCTTCACACGATCAACCTTACATCGATGTTAATTTACCTTCCGTTACGCTCAAACACAACGAGATCCCAGATTTCTTGCACCCTTTCAGTCCCTTCCCGATTCTGGGAACAGTCATATTAGAACAGTTCAAGAACTTGTCCAAACCCTTCTGCATCTTGGTGGACACATACGAGGAGTTAGAGAAGGATTTCATCAGCTTCTTCTCAAAATCAATGAGCATAAGGCCCGTGGGCCCGTTGTTCAAGAACCCGAAAGCAAGAATGGGAGGAAGTAACATTCGTGGAGACATGATAACAAAGTCAGCGAACTGCGTTGAATGGCTGAACTCGAGAGAACCGCGTTCGGTGGTTTACATAAGCTTCGGGAGCTTGGTGTACCACCCGCAGGAGCAAATAGACGAAATTGCCCATGGGCTTTTGGAGTCTGAGGTGTCGTTTTTGTGGGTTTTGAAGCTGCCACCTAAGGACTGGAACGTGAAGCCGCATGTTCTTCCAGAAGGGTTCGTTGAGAAGACTGCTGAAAGGGGAAAAGTGGTTCAATGGAGTCCACAAGAGGAGGTTCTGTCACATCCTTCTGTGGCGTGTTTTGTCACTCACTGTGGTTGGAACTCTACAATGGAATCACTGGCTTCTGGTGTTCCAATGTTGACTTTTCCTGCCTGGGGTGACCAGAACACCAATGCCAAGTTCATCGTCGATGTTTTTGGCGCTGGGATCAGGTTGGGTTATAGCCAAGCAGAGAATAAGATCGTTAACAGAGACGAGGTTAAGAAGTGTTTGTTAGAAGCTATGGTTGGGGAAAAAGCAGAGCAGTTGCAGCAGAACGCATTGAAGTGGAAGAAAGCGGCTGAGGATGCTATCTCTGACGGTGGTTCTTCTGATCGGAATCTTGATGCCTTTGTTGAAGATATCAAGAACCGTGGTGCTGCTGCTCTTAATGTCATTAGCAGcatcaacaataataataagattCCATATTAA